From Anopheles arabiensis isolate DONGOLA chromosome 3, AaraD3, whole genome shotgun sequence, a single genomic window includes:
- the LOC120900457 gene encoding uncharacterized protein LOC120900457 yields MSATMRTTLQTVPESLPADHITNSGAPVQCAAQMEPKSHSHSNSAGNKSIRSSTSRRV; encoded by the coding sequence ATGTCGGCCACGATGAGAACCACCTTGCAGACGGTGCCGGAGTCGCTGCCGGCCGACCACATCACCAACAGTGGCGCCCCGGTGCAGTGCGCCGCCCAGATGGAACCGAAATCGCACTCGCACAGCAACTCGGCCGGCAACAAATCGATCCGCTCGTCCACCAGCCGG